One part of the Chryseobacterium mulctrae genome encodes these proteins:
- a CDS encoding DMT family transporter translates to MNADKEKWLLLILLSVIWGSSFILIKKSLEHFSPYQVGALRVLIAGIILMPVAISKYKLFPKKHLKWLILAAFTGNFIPMFLFPIAETEISSSIAGIINSMMPIFVIIVGALVWKFETTRRQMTGVFISFTGVCLLAFGGDDSTQFKIFPILLLLLATLCYAMSTTTVKSKLMDVSSTILSAFVFSFVLFLPSVIALLSTGFVSEFTFSKENMIGLGFVSLLSVFGTGLAMMMNYRLLKVSTPLFASTVTLLMPIVAIIWGVLDGEKLTTLQFAGTSIIIAGLIFLRAKTAVKK, encoded by the coding sequence ATGAACGCAGATAAAGAAAAATGGCTTCTTCTGATTTTACTAAGTGTCATTTGGGGCTCTTCATTTATTTTAATTAAAAAATCCTTAGAACATTTCAGCCCTTATCAGGTAGGAGCTTTAAGAGTTTTAATTGCCGGAATTATCTTAATGCCCGTCGCTATTTCAAAGTACAAGCTTTTCCCAAAGAAACATTTGAAATGGCTTATTTTAGCAGCTTTTACAGGGAATTTTATCCCGATGTTCTTATTTCCTATTGCCGAAACAGAAATCAGCAGCAGCATCGCAGGAATCATCAATTCTATGATGCCGATTTTCGTCATTATTGTAGGCGCATTAGTTTGGAAATTTGAAACCACAAGAAGACAGATGACCGGAGTTTTTATAAGCTTTACCGGAGTTTGCCTGCTTGCTTTTGGGGGAGACGACAGTACTCAATTTAAAATATTTCCCATTCTTTTACTTCTTTTGGCAACATTGTGTTATGCAATGAGTACAACGACTGTAAAATCAAAGTTAATGGATGTTTCATCTACCATTTTATCGGCATTTGTATTTTCTTTCGTTTTGTTTTTACCTTCAGTAATTGCTTTACTTTCTACGGGTTTTGTTTCTGAATTCACTTTCAGCAAAGAAAATATGATCGGATTAGGGTTTGTAAGCTTACTTTCTGTTTTCGGAACCGGATTGGCTATGATGATGAATTATCGATTATTAAAAGTATCCACTCCACTTTTTGCATCAACTGTTACTTTGCTGATGCCGATTGTTGCTATTATTTGGGGCGTTTTAGACGGTGAAAAACTAACGACTTTGCAATTTGCTGGAACAAGTATCATTATTGCCGGTTTAATCTTTTTAAGAGCCAAAACAGCGGTAAAAAAATAG
- the aat gene encoding leucyl/phenylalanyl-tRNA--protein transferase — MVRLDENEISFPDPAQYDGHEGIIAFGGDLSVERIWFAYQNGIFPWFNPGEEILWWCPDPRFVLFPEELKVSKSMRKILDKKVFTITENKNFREVIKNCREINRKGQEGTWLSDELMETFNTLHRYGFARSVEVWQNNELVGGLYGIQIGKVFCGESMFAKVSNASKAGFIHFIETHQDDFELIDCQSHTEHLESLGARMIPKEDFLKILHQNNERR; from the coding sequence ATGGTTCGATTAGACGAAAACGAAATATCATTTCCCGATCCTGCACAGTATGACGGTCACGAAGGCATCATCGCTTTCGGTGGTGATCTATCTGTAGAAAGAATCTGGTTTGCTTATCAGAATGGTATTTTCCCTTGGTTTAATCCCGGTGAGGAAATTCTTTGGTGGTGCCCTGATCCCAGATTTGTGCTTTTTCCTGAAGAGTTGAAAGTTTCGAAATCGATGAGAAAAATTTTAGATAAAAAAGTTTTTACCATTACCGAAAACAAGAACTTCAGAGAAGTGATAAAAAACTGTCGCGAAATCAACCGTAAAGGACAGGAAGGAACCTGGCTTTCTGATGAACTGATGGAAACTTTTAACACCCTTCACCGTTATGGGTTTGCCCGAAGCGTAGAAGTTTGGCAAAATAATGAGCTCGTTGGCGGGCTTTACGGCATACAAATCGGGAAAGTTTTTTGTGGTGAAAGTATGTTTGCAAAGGTGAGCAATGCTTCCAAAGCAGGATTTATTCATTTTATAGAAACCCACCAAGACGATTTTGAACTGATTGACTGCCAATCTCACACCGAACATCTGGAAAGTCTGGGTGCGAGAATGATTCCTAAAGAAGATTTTTTAAAAATTTTACACCAAAACAATGAACGCAGATAA